A region from the Vicia villosa cultivar HV-30 ecotype Madison, WI linkage group LG3, Vvil1.0, whole genome shotgun sequence genome encodes:
- the LOC131655829 gene encoding MACPF domain-containing protein At1g14780-like → MVDESGLIMFPMEKRALECVGKGFDLTSDFRMKFAKGLMNGGRLVVVDELNKRDVIVPGGVIIPDVSEDIRFDRGDRVRFKSDVLPFNQMSEMVNQKSAIPGKIPSGYFNAVFDLSGDWFRDAQEIKSLAFDGYFISLYYLHLTASHLKLQEEVKKSVPAQWDPASLSRFIVTYGTHIIVGMGVGGQDVICVKQKHSSKVPPGDLRRHLDDLGDFLFSDLRSPSLLDRKTTIEDKQKVPEVFNRVMQSSTTQFTSISETSSKDGLTVICSKRGGDVFKHNHSSWLQTMASSPEAIHFKFVPISSLLTGIPGSGYLSHAINLYLRYKPSTEDLQYFLEFQIPREWAPMFSELPLRHQRKKPHSPPLQFSFMSPKLHINSTQVVSEQKPVVGLRLYLEGRKCDKLAIHIHHLSSLPNTMELSSTTTSTPMWRGSDNDESSNQFAEPIRCKRFAHVCTSVVKYDPNWLQESNSTGVYIVTGAQLISKGNWPKNMLHLRLLYTHIPNCSIRKTEWASAPEASRKSSFFTNLSTTFSFTQQSVTATQKQAAPTALNSGVYPDGPPVPVRSAKMLKYVETSEVLRGPHDAPGHWLVIAAKLVTEGGKIGLQVKFALLDY, encoded by the exons ATGGTAGATGAGAGTGGTTTGATCATGTTTCCAATGGAGAAGAGAGCGTTGGAGTGTGTTGGTAAAGGCTTTGATCTAACAAGTGATTTTCGAATGAAATTCGCGAAAGGATTGATGAATGGTGGAAGGTTAGTGGTGGTTGATGAATTAAACAAGAGAGATGTTATTGTCCCTGGTGGAGTTATCATTCCAGATGTTTCCGAGGATATTCGGTTCGACAGAGGTGATCGCGTTCGGTTCAAATCCGATGTTCTTCCATTCAATCAG ATGTCTGAAATGGTTAATCAGAAATCAGCTATACCAGGAAAAATTCCTTCGGGCTATTTCAACGCGGTATTTGATTTGAGTGGCGATTGGTTTCGAGATGCGCAAGAGATTAAATCTCTTGCTTTTGATGGTTACTTCATTTCTCTTTACTATTTGCACTTAACTGCTTCACACCTGAAGCTTCAAGAGGAAGTTAAAAAGTCTGTTCCAGCACAGTGGGATCCAGCTTCTTTGTCCAG GTTTATTGTGACATATGGTACACACATAATAGTAGGCATGGGTGTTGGAGGACAAGATGTAATATGTGTCAAACAAAAACATTCTTCGAAGGTTCCTCCGGGTGATCTCAGAAGACATTTAGACGATTTAGGCGATTTTTTATTTTCAGATTTAAGAAGCCCTTCTCTACTCGACAGGAAGACGACAATAGAAGACAAACAAAAA GTCCCAGAAGTTTTTAACCGTGTGATGCAATCAAGCACGACGCAGTTTACAAGTATTTCAGAAACATCAAGCAAAGAT GGCCTCACTGTTATTTGCTCAAAAAGAGGAGGAGATGTGTTTAAGCACAATCATTCAAGTTGGCTCCAAACAATGGCTTCTAGTCCTGAAGCAATCCATTTCAAATTTGTTCCTATTTCATCACTTCTCACCGGAATTCCTGGAAGCGGCTATCTTAGTCATGCAATCAATTTGTATTTAAGAT ATAAGCCCTCTACGGAAGACTTACAATATTTCTTGGAGTTTCAAATTCCCAGGGAATGGGCACCCATGTTTTCTGAGCTTCCTCTGAGGCATCAAAGGAAAAAACCTCATTCTCCTCCACTGCAATTTAGTTTCATGTCTCCAAAACTTCATATCAACTCTACACAG GTAGTAAGTGAACAAAAACCCGTGGTTGGCCTCCGATTATACTTGGAGGGAAGGAAATGTGATAAACTTGCAATACATATACATCATCTCTCAAGCCTCCCAAATACAATGGAACTCTCTTCAACTACTACTAGTACACCTATGTGGCGAGGATCCGACAATGATGAATCGAGTAACCAATTCGCGGAACCAATAAGATGCAAGAGATTCGCGCACGTCTGCACCTCAGTGGTTAAGTATGACCCTAACTGGTTGCAAGAATCGAATTCAACAGGTGTTTATATCGTGACCGGTGCTCAACTCATTAGCAAAGGGAATTGGCCAAAGAATATGCTTCATTTGCGCCTTCTCTACACTCACATACCGAATTGCAGCATCAGGAAAACCGAATGGGCTTCTGCGCCAGAAGCTTCGAGAAAATCGTCTTTCTTCACAAATCTGAGCACAACATTTTCATTCACACAACAAAGTGTTACTGCCACACAGAAACAGGCTGCTCCAACTGCACTTAACTCTGGTGTTTATCCGGATGGTCCGCCCGTGCCTGTTCGTTCTGCTAAAATGCTTAAATATGTGGAGACGAGCGAGGTTTTGCGCGGTCCACATGATGCTCCCGGGCATTGGTTGGTAATTGCTGCTAAGCTTGTGACTGAAGGTGGCAAAATTGGATTACAGGTAAAGTTTGCATTGTTAGATTACTAG